In Pochonia chlamydosporia 170 chromosome 3, whole genome shotgun sequence, the following are encoded in one genomic region:
- a CDS encoding kinesin heavy chain (similar to Aspergillus terreus NIH2624 XP_001211018.1): MSANSIKVVARFRPQNRIELDSGGKPIVSFSSEESCSLDVWNSPSPLPWLQFADDCVLRKWLSKEAQGSFTFDRVFDMACKQQDIFDFSIRPTVDDILNGYNGTVFAYGQTGAGKSYTMMGTNIDDDEGRGVIPRIVEQIFASIMTSPSTIEYTVRVSYMEIYMERIRDLLAPQNDNLPVHEEKNRGVYVKGLLEIYVSSVQEVYEVMRRGGNARAVAATNMNQESSRSHSIFVITVTQKNVETGSAKSGQLFLVDLAGSEKVGKTGASGQTLEEAKKINKSLSALGMVINALTDGKSSHVPYRDSKLTRILQESLGGNSRTTLIINCSPSSYNDAETLSTLRFGTRAKSIKNKAKVNAELSPAELKMLLKKAQGQVTNFENYISTLEGEIQLWRAGESVPKERWAQPSDVAPRTEPRTPRPSTPSRLTAESRSETPVATDRASTPSLPMEKDEREEFLRRENELQDQLAEKESQATAAEKALRETKEEMTYLKDHDSKLGKENERLTTETNEFKMQFERLTFESKEAQITMDALKEANSELTTELDDVKQQLLDIKMNAKETGAAYDEKEKRKAEKMAKMMAGFDLGGEVFSENERSISEAIQHIEKLHEISSVGNNIAPDEFNDLRAKLVETQGIVRQAELSMFGSSSSEMDSRRRHELEQKLEAMQQQYEDLLTKNLSESDIEEVKARLEHAYGDRQTTQVELIDELKADAAHKAAENSRMKMLIEDLQQRVKTGNGAAPMTNGKTIQQQIAEFDVMKKSLMRDLQNRCERVVELEISLDETREQYNNVLRSSNNRAQQKKMAFLERNLEQLTQVQRQLVEQNSALKKEVAIAERKLIARNERIQSLESLLQDSQEKMAAANHKFEVQLASVKERLEAAKAGSTKGLNATGGGFSFAAAGSRIAKPLRGGGGDGPGAPPSIQSLQNEATSNKRSSWFFNKS; the protein is encoded by the exons ATGTCTGCGAATAGCATCAAGGTCGTGGCCCGGTTCCGGCCCCAGAACCGGATCGAGCTGGATTCGGGCGGCAAGCCCATCGTCTCTTTCAGCTCCGAGGAGTCATGTTCGCTCGACGTATGGAACAGCCCCTCCCctctgccatggctgcagTTTGCCGACGACTGCGTCTTGCGCAAATGGCTT TCAAAGGAGGCCCAGGGATCATTTACTTTCGATAGAGTGTTTGATATGGCATGTAAGCAGCAGGACATCTTCGACTTCTCCATCAGACCTACCGTGGACGACATCTTAAACGGCTACAATGGAACCGTCTTTGCCTATGGCCAGACCGGTGCCGGTAAATCATACACCATGATGGGTACGAAtatcgacgacgacgaaggaCGAGGTGTTATTCCGCGAATTGTTGAACAGATCTTTGCTAGCATAATGACGAGCCCAAGCACAATAGAGTATACCGTGCGCGTCAGTTATATGGAAATTTACATGGAGAGAATTCGCGATCTGCTGGCCCCCCAAAACGACAACCTACCCGTTCATGAGGAGAAGAATCGCGGTGTCTACGTCAAGGGTTTGCTTGAAATCTACGTATCGAGTGTGCAGGAGGTCTACGAGGTCATGAGGAGGGGAGGCAACGCTCGAGCTGTGGCCGccaccaacatgaaccagGAATCATCACGATCGCATTCGATCTTCGTCATCACCGTCACCCAGAAGAATGTCGAAACCGGCTCGGCGAAGAGCGGTCAGCTCTTCCTGGTGGATTTGGCAGGTAGCGAAAAGGTGGGGAAGACGGGTGCCAGCGGACAGACACtcgaggaagccaagaaaatcAACAAGAGTTTGAGTGCCTTGGGCATGGTCATCAATGCCTTGACAGACGGCAAATCATCCCACGTTCCGTACCGAGACTCGAAATTGACGCGAATCCTGCAAGAATCTTTGGGCGGTAACAGTCGGACGAcgctcatcatcaactgcTCTCCAAGTAGTTACAACGATGCCGAGACCCTCAGTACATTGCGATTTGGTACGAGAGCCAAGtccatcaagaacaaggccaaggtcaaTGCCGAACTCAGTCCTGCTGAGCTCAAGATGTTGCTCAAGAAGGCCCAGGGCCAAGTCACAAACTTTGAGAATTACATTTCTACGCTCGAAGGCGAGATTCAGCTGTGGCGTGCTGGAGAATCTGTTCCCAAGGAAAGATGGGCTCAACCTAGCGATGTTGCCCCAAGAACAGAGCCCAGAACTCCTCGACCCTCAACCCCCTCCAGATTGACGGCTGAGAGTCGATCAGAAACTCCTGTCGCTACCGACCGCGCCTCCACCCCGAGTCTGCCAATGGAAAAGGACGAGCGGGAAGAGTTCTTGCGCCGTGAAAATGAGCTCCAAGATCAGCTGGCTGAAAAGGAATCGCAGGCCACGGCAGCCGAGAAGGCTTTGCGCGAGACGAAAGAAGAAATGACGTATCTCAAGGACCACGACAGCAAACTTGGCAAGGAGAACGAGCGACTAACGACGGAGACGAATGAATTCAAAATGCAGTTTGAGCGTTTGACTTTTGAGAGCAAGGAAGCACAAATTACTATGGATGCCCTGAAGGAGGCTAACTCGGAACTGACGACGGAATTAGACGACGTGAAGCAGCAGCTACTTGATATCAAGATGAATGCCAAGGAGACGGGTGCAGCCTATgacgagaaagaaaagcGGaaggccgagaagatggccaagatgatGGCCGGCTTTGACCTAGGCGGGGAAGTTTTCTCTGAGAATGAGCGCTCCATTAGTGAAGCCATTCAGCACATTGAGAAATTACATGAGATCAGCTCAGTCGGCAACAACATTGCGCCGGACGAGTTCAACGATCTCCGGGCCAAGCTTGTGGAAACGCAAGGCATTGTCAGACAAGCAGAGTTATCAATGTTTGGCTCGTCATCTAGTGAGATGGACTCTCGAAGGAGGCATGAATTGGAGCAGAAGCTGGAGGCTATGCAGCAGCAGTATGAAGACCTCCTGACCAAGAACCTGAGCGAGAGCGATATCGAAGAAGTAAAGGCCCGCCTAGAGCACGCCTATGGCGACCGACAAACAACTCAGGTGGAGCTTATCGACGAGTTGAAGGCTGATGCAGCCCACAAGGCGGCTGAGAATTCAAGAATGAAGATGTTAATTGAAGACCTCCAGCAACGAGTAAAGACTGGCAATGGAGCTGCTCCCATGACCAACGGCAAGACGATCCAGCAACAAATTGCCGAGTTTGACGTTATGAAGAAGAGCCTTATGCGAGACTTGCAGAACCGCTGCGAGCGTGTTGTTGAGTTGGAGATCTCACTGGATGAGACTCGTGAACAATACAACAATGTGCTACGGTCGTCCAACAACCGGGCACAGCAAAAGAAGATGGCCTTCTTGGAGAGGAACCTTGAGCAGCTCACTCAGGTCCAGCGCCAGCTTGTGGAACAGAACTCTGCTCTTAAGAAAGAGGTTGCTATTGCGGAGCGTAAGCTCATTGCGAGAAACGAGCGCATTCAGAGTCTGGAGAGCTTGCTGCAAGACAGCCAAGAGAAGATGGCAGCCGCCAATCACAA GTTCGAGGTCCAACTTGCCTCTGTGAAGGAGCGCCtcgaggcagccaaggccGGCAGCACAAAGGGTCTCAACGCCACCGGCGGCGGCTTCAGCTTCGCCGCTGCCGGCAGCCGCATCGCCAAACCCCTTcgtggcggcggtggtgatggccCCGGCGCGCCCCCCTCGATCCAGTCGTTGCAGAACGAGgccaccagcaacaagcgTAGCAGCTGGTTTTTCAACAAATCGTAA
- a CDS encoding ubiquitin conjugating enzyme (similar to Metarhizium acridum CQMa 102 XP_007807025.1), producing MQFLTKRTINGGDDIKGYELPAWALLVVLVDILALIPLFLIFEYTFKMVYPVFAMVEDENPPAYEPVPLNESASDGEEGIARNGFKPTNGQPRTVTSSFRAINRLLMANGGIKANFRGFFCYLAQVFLTSILMGIFTGTFGGYFVPVATLLASLTLVQYSTAWVHIIISEPSPLHFWSRLPPFRRTFDATWKAVTIFWFASEVTRFIPLIMALILGIKMPKGGFNEPMDMDAIGAGFIVKSVVVAIITIAASVFVVIPAYVILVRVQASLLPVEQSTIIPFDRSFEGKVEPEVVGGKGYATVSDAWTTFSKSSWRRLLILYVKMFCLSMAALILFAAILVPQAVFIAKHSKEVH from the exons ATGCAGTTCCTCACCAAACGCACCATCAACGGTGGCGATGATATCAAAGGCTACGAGCTGCCCGCTTGGGCACTGCTCGTTGTTCTCGTCGATATTCTGGCCCTGATCCCGCTGTTTCTCATT TTCGAATACACCTTCAAGATGGTGTACCCTGTGTTTGCCATGGTCGAAGACGAGAACCCACCCGCCTACGAACCCGTTCCGCTCAACGAATCCGCATCcgacggcgaagaaggcatCGCTCGCAACGGCTTCAAGCCCACCAACGGCCAGCCTCGAACAGTGACATCTTCCTTCCGCGCCATCAACCGCCTCCTCATGGCCAACGGCGGCATCAAGGCCAACTTCCGCGGCTTCTTCTGCTACCTTGCCCAGGTCTTCCTCACCTCTATCCTCATGGGCATCTTCACCGGCACTTTTGGCGGCTACTTCGTCCCCGTCGCCACTCTCCTCGCCTCCCTGACCCTGGTTCAGTACAGCACCGCCTGGGTTCACATCATCATTTCCGAGCCTTCACCTTTGCACTTTTGGTCTCGCCTGCCGCCTTTCCGACGCACTTTCGATGCCACCTGGAAGGCCGTCACCATTTTCTGGTTCGCCAGCGAAGTCACTCGTTTTATTCCCCTCATCATGGCACTCATTCTCGGTATTAAGATGCCCAAGGGCGGCTTCAACGAgcccatggacatggacgccatCGGTGCcggcttcatcgtcaagtcTGTCGTtgtggccatcatcaccattgccGCTTCTGTCTTTGTCGTCATCCCCGCCTACGTTATTCTCGTTCGTGTCCAGGCTTCGCTCTTGCCTGTTGAACAGAGCACCATTATTCCCTTTGACCGCTCCTTCGAGGGCAAGGTTGAGCCcgaggttgttggtggtaAGGGATATGCCACTGTTTCTGATGCCTGGACCACCTTTAGCAAGTCTTCTTGGCGCCGTCTTTTGATTCTCTACGTCAAGATGTTCTGTCTGAGCATGGCTGCTCTCATTCTCTTTGCTGCTATTCTTGTGCCACAGGCCGTTTTTATCGCCAAGCACAGCAAGGAAGTTCACTAA